The window CACGGACAATTAGCTAATAGAgtaagaaaaaagaaaaaaccaAATACATATGCATGTAGAAAGAATTGTAGATCCGTGTTTTTTGCTTTGTTTTGCGGGAATGCATCTAGATGACTGGATTGTGACGATGTGCCCTTTACATCTTGCCGTTCAAGAACGGGATAGATTTGGGCTTCTAGATTTCTTCCAGGAACCCAAAACCCACCACAACTCttcaaatcaaatcaaacaaCCGACATATCCAACACGGTAGGCTCCCGCCTTTGAATTGAATTCATCATCAGCAGATAAGATTTACCCTTCTGGAAGGCAATTAGTTGCACGCGCGAACGTCCACGTACAtctcctccgcctccgcctccgcctatAAAAGGTCTCGTACATCTCCACCCAAACCACGAGTCCACGACATCGAAAACCCAAAACCCAGAGCTAGCTAGCCGATCGATCTACGCGCCATGGAGACATCGCTCCTCATCGCcggcgccctcctcctcctctccctcctcgtcgtcctccgcaacgccgccgcccgacgccgcctcCCGCCGGGCCCGCCGGCGCTGCCGCTGTTCGGCAACCTGCTCTGGCTGCGCAACTCGGCGTCCGACGTGGAGCCCCTCCTCCTGGGCCTCTTCAAGCAGTACGGCCCCATCGTGACGCTCCGGATCGGGTCGCGGCTCTCCGTCTTCGTGGCCGACCGGCACCTCGCGCACAAGGCCCTCGTCGGCGCCGGCGTGGCGCTGGCCGACCGGCCGCGCGCCGCCACCAGCTCGCTCCTCGGCGTCACCGACAACATCATCACCCGCGCCAACTACGGGCCCGTGTGGCGCCTCCTGCGCCGCAACCTCGTCTCCGAGACGCTCCACCCCAGCCGCGTCAGGCTGTTCGCGCCGGCGCGCGCCTGGGTGCGCCGCGTGCTCATGGAGAAGCTGCGGGAGGAGGAGACGCCCGACGTCATGGAGGCGTTCCAGTACACCATGTTCTGCCTGCTCGTGCTCATGTGCTTCGGCGAGCGCCTGGACGAGCCCGCGGTGCGCGCCATCGAGCAGGCCGAGCGCGCCTGGCTGCTCTACATCTCCAGGAAGCTCaccgtcttcttcttcctcccggcCGTCACCAAGCACCTCTTCCGCGACCGCCTCCGCGTCGCGCACGCCCTGCGGATGCGCCAGAGGGAGCTCTTCGTGCCGCTCATCCATGCGCGGCGGGAGTACAAGCGGCTGGTCGGCGAGGGCCAGGCGCCGGCCAAGGAGACCACGTTCGAGCACTCGTACGTGGACACGCTGCTCGACGTCACGCTCCCCGAGGAGGGCAACCGCCCGCTGACCGACGACGAGATCGTGGCGCTCTGCTCCGAGTTCCTCAACGCCGGCACCGACACCACCTCCACGGGGCTGCAGTGGATCATGGCGGAGCTGGTCAAGAACCCGGCAGTCCAGGACAAGCTCTACGACGAGATCAAGGCCACCTGCGGAGCCGGGGAGGGGGAGGTCTCGGAGGAGAAGATCGACGCGGTCACCATGCCGTACCTCAAGGCGGTGATCCTGGAGGGCCTGCGCAAGCACCCGCCGGGGCACTTCGTGCTGCCGCACAAGGCGGCGCAGGACATGGACGTGGGCGGGTACCTGATCCCCAAGGGCACGACGGTGAACTTCATGGTGGCGGAGATGGGCAGGGACGAGAGCACGTGGGACAAGGCCATGGAGTTCGCGCCGGAGCGGTTCCTGGAGGCCGGCGAGAAGCTGGCGGCGGTGGACCTGTACGGCAGCAAGGGGATCAAGATGATGCCGTTCGGCGTTGGGCGGAGGATCTGCGCGGGGCTCAGCATCGCCATGCTGCACCTCGAGTACTTCGTGGCCAACATGGTCAAGGAGTTCGAGTGGAAGGAGGTGGCCGGCCACGAGGTGGACTTCGCCGAGAAGCGCGAGTTCACCACCGTCATGGCCAAGCCCTTGCGCCCGCGCCTTGTGCCCAGGAACTGAAAAACCAGCTTATCTTCTTTTTTTGGTTTAATTAGCATTATATAAGATGTTTGCGTGTGTGATTAGATCATCATAATGAACATGTCTACCTAGTTTAAGAGAGGAGTGTTGTTTTTTTTTTCAGAGAGAAATGTTTAGAGCTAGCAAGGAACATGGTTGGAGTACCATTTTATAATGCAGTGTCTAGGTTTGCCAATTGTAATCTTTTTGTTTCCTGATTCAGATTACAATAGTGACCTAAGTTACCCATGGGCAGTAGTGCATGATAATAATATTAATAACAACATCATTCATCAACACAATATTCGATCTATGAATCTAGGAAAAGATCCCATTCTGATCTCAGCAGGCTGGTTGGCCAGATTTGTATAACACTAGTTTTTAGGTTGCTTGTAATTTACCTATTAACACAATTTTCAGAGTAGGCAGATCACCTCCTGTTTTCTACTAGTACAAAAAATCATACATTTTCCATTCATCAGGAAAGAAAATTTTCTGATGAATATTTCAGTCATCCAATCTAAAACACATGCATTCTACAATAATTCTAATAAGATGAATTTTGCTTTATATTGGATATGGCAGATAACAGCAACATAAAAGGTATGCTCTACATCAACACAGACCGTGATAACCAATACTGTCAAATTAACATGTATGCCAGTGAGAGGTCGGTTTTCTAGTTATGCAGAAGCATTTAACAAGATAAGAGAGCTCCTAGGTTTCCCATCATCAGCATGCAAATATCCAATCAAGCATATCCCAGATTTGATGAATACAAAACGAAACATGTCAGAACAAAAAACACTTTGGGCAATAACACTTTTACAAAGAACATAAGCATTATCTCTTGCAACTACATTTCTCCGAAATATGTAAGAACATCTGTCCTTTCAAAAAGAATTGCATCAGCCGGAAGAACAAGCCCAAAATTGTCACATATTCCCTAATATAAGAGCTCTTGTCTCACAGATGAAACCTTCAACTCTGCTGTTGGTCAAATTTAAGGAATCTGCAAGACAAAGTAGTAAACAGAGATAGGTTTAGTGATGACATACTTGGGGAACACTTCTGTTGAAGGATTACTGGATAGCATTGCAATTGTGGTGATAAGTCAATATACTGTATGGTCACTTGGTAAGAAATAGCAAGCACCATGCTTCAGTTCAGTCATGATTTGTTGATAACATTTCAGCATATTATTAAGGGCGGTACTTTCAGCCGGTCTGGCCAGATCCATTCGATCTACACGCTCTGCCGTTAGATCTCTCCCACATCCTCTCCCGCACCCATCGTCAACCTCCCGCGTGGGGGAAAAGGAGAGGAAGGAGAGCGCCGCCCCCGCACCCGACAGCAAGCCACGCCACCGGACTTCCCGTGCTGCGCTTGCAACCTCTCGTCGCCGCCCTTCCCATCCCTCATCGCCGGGCGTCATGTTCTTTGCAGCTTCTCGCCATGGCGGGTCGCCGCTCTGACATCACGCCTATGTAGCACCGGCCGACAGCAGTAGCACCTCGCCGCCCCTCATGGTTGCAATACTAGGTGCGCGCCCGGCCACCCTCGCCGACCCTCGCCGCCGGGTGCATGCCGCTCGCATCGCCGCCGTCTCCCTGGTCGCCACTTCCATCTGTCGCCATCGAAGCAAAAAAACTCACCGGTGGAAGCTTTGCAGGTTGCCGGTTGCAACAAAATTAGTGCTATGGTGGGCGGTTGAAGCAAAATTGAAAAACGCTTCCAGCAAATGTGAACGGCCGTTCCAGCTTTTGTTTGGTCGGTTGCAACAATTTACGgcatcgccggcgagggggtcaaGAGCTCCGGTGGGCGGTTGAAGCAAAATTGAAAAACGCTTCCAACAAATGTGAACGCCCGTTCCAGCTTTTGTTTGGTCGGTTGCAACAATTTACGGCGTCGCCGACGAGGGAGTCAAGAGCTCCGGTGGGCGGTTGAAGCAAAATCGAAAAACGCTTCCAGCAAATGTGAACGCCCGTTCCAGCTTTTGTTTTCGTCGGTTGCAACATTTTACACTTGAACATCTGGTTGTAGCAAAGTCAGGCGCCATCGTCGCTGCCGTCCTGGTTGCAACAAAACCGAGCACCGGTGGTAGTTTCCTCGATACCAGTTGCAGCAAAAACGTAGCATcgtcggcggcggaggagcgggggggggggggggggggggggaggtgcgGGGAGGCGGCGGTGGAGACGCGTGGCTTGGCAGCGGGGAACGGAGGTGAGCTCGCGCCATTTGAGGTGGAAAAGGGGAGGTTGGATTAGGAAGGGGGAAGGACGGTTACACGGATCCACGAAAAAAAGGGGGCGTGGCCCTCTACGCTCGCGCTGGGCGCGTCACGAGGCGTGCGACCGGCCGAAGCTTGGGCCGGTGCACCGTCCGGAAACATTTACCTATTATTAATGAAAGACAAATCCTTATCATGGTGAAGAAGCATGCATCTTTTAGCTTTCCCCTAATTTTATGTCTGGGATAAGTCAGACCGGGTAATATGTAGTACTAGTTCAGACAAGGCAATACTACTCTGTGTAGCAGTCCAGCATTGAAGACAGAACCAGCGATTATAAGAGTCAAAACGAAGTAGAGGCCAAATCAGTCACCATGGTACTGGTTCATTGACTAGTCGCAACATATTCAAGCATCATATGTGCAGCATGATTGGAGAGAAGGAAGTGTCTTGTCATGCAATCAGCCACAATTTGTACATACAATCCTGACAGGTTCAATTTAAAGATAACAATGGAGTATAAGTATTGAACAATTAAGATAACCAGTTCAACATACTGATTTGGAAACATGACCGATACTCCGTTGTTTGTGCAAGTAACACATTTTATGGGCAGTGTAGGAGAAATGCAGAATCATGCCACAAGAAAGAACAAGATATGACAAAAAATCAAACGAAACAGGAAAGCTACCCAAATAAGAAAGAGTTACTTAAGAAAGAGAGAGTACCGGAGATAAGTTAGTTGTCACGTTTCAGTTTGTCTAGCATTTGTCTACGCGAACCAGCATGTCTGCCAAAGTCTTCCTTTTGCAATCAGCCTTGTTGCTTGAAAGGGTTCCTTCAGTTAATAGATACAAGAACTTGAATAAAAATGACATAGAGCAACAAGAGCAATATATGTGCATCCTTACATCAAGACTTGAATTGAAAACAACATATAGGCATTTAACAGGACAATTCCATATCTATATGCTGACATTAATTAGATCGGCAAAACATTTTTTAACATCATAGACAATGTCATAACCAACGCAATCAATAAAATACATCAGATTCTCTAGCAATGCCAGATTCCACCTTTGATATCCTTAAAAGGTTAGAAAGCAATGCTAACAATGGCAATTTATAATTCAGAAAAATATGAGCCTATGTGCAATTATTAAACCCCAATGTGTTAAGATAACATCACACCCTTCAGAAACTTCAACATAAATGCAACTGGTGTATGCTAACAAACAAAATCCTGTGAAATCTAACAAACTGATTATAGGACAGTAAATTTTGGATTGAATGATTCAGTACCAAGTGTATGAAGCTTATATTTACCTGCAGAAGGGATATGGCTTGTGGCAAGCCATGTTGGGAGCACGCACGGAACAAGAAGACTACAGTGGAGCAACTTCTGAAAGACGAATTCCTTAGCCAGGTAACCCCTCCAAATCTCCTTCCCCTTAGCCAGGGCCATGGCAATAACAGCGCTACCATGTTGGAGGTACACAAGGTCGGCATTGAATGGATCTATGGCAGCAATTTGAACATAGCAAGGGTATTGCCGATCTGTAATTTCAACTCCGTGATCCAGCGCCCAGCTGTAGGTCTCGTCATCCAGCGAAAACGAAAGGATCACGCACCACTTGTCGTGCTTGTGTCCATGGGACACTTGGACGTAGCGCAGCTTCCCCTCGCTGACCCCCATGCGCCGGTACCTGCTCAGCGTCGGGGAATCAGAAACAGGCAGCACGCTGGAGCGCGGCAGCTCGGCGAAGCGGCGCTCCGGCCGGTCGCTGAAGGGGTCGACGGAGCAGGCACCCCAGGCCACGTCCAGCCACCACGGCCGGTCGCCGAACGCCAGTACCTCATGGTTGATCATCATGCTCCGCCCAGGATCCATCTCGGCCACCCCGACCAGCGGCCGCTCGTCCCACTCCCCTGTCTCGGACAGAAACCGGCGAACGACACTGCGCGACACCCCTCCCCCACGACTGCTTTTTTTTGAACGTATACGCTAGAAGCGTCCGGCTTTAACTTAATAAAGCCACTAAGCAGCATCCACACATAAAGTCTTACTAACCGAATAAAAACAGTCAACGAGCCCATGGCTCAGGATATAACTAAGTAGAGCGCAGCCACGAGTTCAATATCTCAAAAGCGGACCATCAAGGCAAAAGCTAGCAAAAAAGAAGGGGTCTCATGATGCAGCCATCATTCCTTGCCGAGCCTTCACCATGGTTGTCTTGATCAGCTCCAAAGTCTCGTTCATGCGTTCGACGTCACGCTTCTTCCCCAGCGATGCCCATACCTGGAGGAAAATATGACATTTGAAGATAATATCAGCGGGGTGGGCCGGGAACTTGTGTTCAATCGTAATTTTGTTCCGAACCGTCCAGAGGGACCAAAGTAGCGCCCCAACGCATCTCCAAACAATCCTAGCATTGGCCCCTCTTTGCGACGTTAAGATAGACAGCACGTCGTGACAAGACAGTGGATTCCAATTTTTTTTGAAGGCGTCCCTCACCGCACTCCACACAAATCTAGCGAGCACACAGCCAAAGAACACATGGTTCGCGTTTTCCCCTAATCCGCAAGTGGTGCACGTTCCGTCCGCCGGCCCATTTCGTTTGGCAACGTTATCCGACGTAGGTAAGCAATTGCGAAACATTTGCCATAAGAAAATCTTGATTTTGAGAGGAATGCCAACCTTCCATAGCCCCCTAGCTATATCTAGCGTGGTACTCTCGGAGAGCTTGTCGTATAGGGACTTGACCGTAAACCTATTTGAGGCGGTCAACTTCCACGATATCGTATCCGCCCCATTACTACGAGTCAGCCCTCCCAAGTTAGCCGACAAAGCGTCCCAGCTAGCGGGCTCCGTAGACTCTAAAGTCCTAATGAAAGAGATGGCTGGAGGTTGGACGCGCATAGCATCGGCCACCATAATGTTGGTGTCCGTTGCCAATTGGTACAGTTCCGGGTGTGATTGTCATAACGGCTCCTGACCCCACCAATGGTCGAGCCAGAAACGTGTGGACTTACCATCGTTTACCCGGAACTGCGCACCCACTGTAAACGCCGGTCGGACCGCTTGGATCCCGTTCCAAAAGGCCGAACCGTTGATTTTAGCCTTGAACAAATTCCCCTCCGGGAAATATTTAGCTCGGAGGATGTCTGCCCAGAGTCCCGACTCGTTTTGGGCGAGACGCCACCACCACTTAGTAAGCAGGGCCACGTTCATGAGTTTAGAGTTCGTAATACCTAGGCCGCCAAAATTTTTTTGGCCTACACGCCGCTGCCCATTTCACTAAGTGGTACTTGCGCTTGGCCCCAGCTCCTTCCCAAAAGAACCAGGAACGCGGAGTATCGAGTCTTGCGTGAACCCCGTCCGCGAGTAGGAACATTCCCATTGTGAATATAGGATGGGAAGATAAGCTCGAGTTGGTTAGGATGAGCCTCACCGCCGAGGACATAAACCTACCCCTCCAAGGGCTCACTCTGTTAGCGACTTTCCCATACAGCGGTTCCCATTCCGCTATGGTAAGTTTCTTGGTCGAGATCGGGAGGCCCAAGTATTTAATCGGGAAGCTCCCTAGGTTGCAATTAAGTAGATTCGCAATCCGAGTGCTAGCTAGATCATCCATCCCAATGGTGATCACTTCGCTCTTCAGAAAGTTGATCTTAAGTCCCGATAAAATCTCGAACGCAAGTAGAAGTAGCTTGGTAGTAGCTATGCTGTGGTCGTCGGGTTCGAATAAGAGCATCGTATCGTCCGCGTATTGCAGATGCGTGACCCCACCCGGAATAAGGTGGGCTACCAGCCCTTTAATGTGCCCCGCTATCCTTGCTTTATTAATCATGGCCGCCAGGGCATCCGCAACAAAGTTAAAAATGAGCGGCGAGCTTGGGTCTCCCTGACGGAGACCACGTTTGTAACGGAAGAACTTGCCCATTGTGCCATTGATATTGACCGCCGTGTGCCCACTACACACGAGGTGCAAGATGCGATGTACGAATCCTGCCTCAAAACCCTTTTTGAGGAAGACCTCTCGCACGAACTCCCAGTTCACGCgatcgtacgctttctcgaagTCTAATTTGAGCAGCACTCCCTGTGCCTTGGTGCGTTTCAACTCGTGAACGATCTCTTGTAACGCAATTGGTCCCTCGAGGATGTTGCGGTGTTTGAGGAAACCCGTTTGACTAGAGCTAATAACTCGTTGAGCGACCGGAGCCAAGCGCGAGGCATAAGCTTTCGCGCAGATTTTGAACGGGACGTTGATCAAGGTAATGGGTCTAAAAAGCTTAATGTTATCCGCCCCTTTGACCTTAGGTATAAGGCTAATGGCTCCATAGTTCAAACGGGATAGGTCCACCGTGCCTAAAGCGAAGCCGTTGACAATATCATAAATCAAGTGCTTAAGGCAGGGCCAAAACTTCTTAAAGAACTCAACAGGCCAGCCGTCCGGCCCAGGCGCCGTGCTCGTTTTCATGCCGTGTAAGGCCTGGTCTATTTCCTCAGGTAGGAAAGCAAGGGCTAGCCTGTCGTTCTCCTCCTGCGAGACACGCTCCGCGGTATCCCACAGATCTCCGCGCAAGCGTAAAGGTTTTTCAACGGCCGTCCCCAAAAGACCTATGAAAAACTCGTAGATATGAGCCACAATTTGATCCTGCGCCAACAGGATACCGTGGTCTGTTTGGAGACGCAGAATGGTGCACTTCCTTTTCCGCCCGTTTGCGTAGGCATGGAAATATCCTGTGTTTGCGTCTCCTTTCGTGACCCATTTGACTCTGCCCCTGCGTCGCCAATATTCCTCTTCCGCGCGCAAAATCGCCGTCACTTGATTTTCTAATGCGTACCTATGTGCCCACTCGGCCTCCGAGAAGGGACGGCGATCTGACTCCGCATCTAACAACGCAATTGCCTCTACAATGCGCGCGCGCTCTTTCTTGGACTCGCTACCGTGGTTAGCGCCCCACCCGCGAAGGAAGGCACGTAGCTTGCCAGCAGCCGCGTTCCAGCTCTCTGCTGGACCGCGTTGGGGCCCCAGGTGAGAGCAAATCTCACCCCAACGCTCTACCACCATCTGGTCAAAACCCTCCGCTTCGAACCAAGCCGTTTCGAAGTAGAACCTAGGGCTACGACGGATGCGGTCCTCCCCTGAGGAAAATATAAGCGGAACATGGTCTGATCCAATGCGCGTCTCCGCCACTAGAGAGCACATGGGAAACAACACCTCCCACTCAGGCGTAAAAAAGACCCTATCCAGCACGCTACGGACCGGCTGCGTTTGTTTGTTAGTCCAGGTATATCTGGCACCAGTCCGTGCTGCTTCCCGCAATGCTGCTGCCGCAATGGCATTATTGAATAAGGACACCCTCGTCCAATCAATATTAGCATTATTCTTATCCGCCCCCGAGCGGATCAAGTTAAAATCACCCCCTACCACCACAGGGAGGTTGATAGCCCTTTTGGCCCCGACCAGGCTGGTCAGTTCTAGCAGGAACGCCGGCGATCTAGAGTGGTCGGCAGGCCCATAAACACAAACGACCACCCACGACAAACCAGATACGCGATGTTTAATAGTAGCAGATAAAAGAAAAACACCAACATTCCAATGCAGAACATCACATACATCCTTATTACAACCCAACAGAATGCCACCAGAATGACCGACAGAGGGAACCCAATGCCAATCAAAACGTTGAAGGGGGTCATAAGCAAGCAATTCTCTGAAGGTAAAATCAGGTTTAATCGTCTCTTGTATCACTACCACGTCAATGTGTTCTTTGGCCATGTA is drawn from Aegilops tauschii subsp. strangulata cultivar AL8/78 chromosome 1, Aet v6.0, whole genome shotgun sequence and contains these coding sequences:
- the LOC109781033 gene encoding cytochrome P450 89A2-like, translating into METSLLIAGALLLLSLLVVLRNAAARRRLPPGPPALPLFGNLLWLRNSASDVEPLLLGLFKQYGPIVTLRIGSRLSVFVADRHLAHKALVGAGVALADRPRAATSSLLGVTDNIITRANYGPVWRLLRRNLVSETLHPSRVRLFAPARAWVRRVLMEKLREEETPDVMEAFQYTMFCLLVLMCFGERLDEPAVRAIEQAERAWLLYISRKLTVFFFLPAVTKHLFRDRLRVAHALRMRQRELFVPLIHARREYKRLVGEGQAPAKETTFEHSYVDTLLDVTLPEEGNRPLTDDEIVALCSEFLNAGTDTTSTGLQWIMAELVKNPAVQDKLYDEIKATCGAGEGEVSEEKIDAVTMPYLKAVILEGLRKHPPGHFVLPHKAAQDMDVGGYLIPKGTTVNFMVAEMGRDESTWDKAMEFAPERFLEAGEKLAAVDLYGSKGIKMMPFGVGRRICAGLSIAMLHLEYFVANMVKEFEWKEVAGHEVDFAEKREFTTVMAKPLRPRLVPRN
- the LOC109781032 gene encoding uncharacterized protein, translating into MDPGRSMMINHEVLAFGDRPWWLDVAWGACSVDPFSDRPERRFAELPRSSVLPVSDSPTLSRYRRMGVSEGKLRYVQVSHGHKHDKWCVILSFSLDDETYSWALDHGVEITDRQYPCYVQIAAIDPFNADLVYLQHGSAVIAMALAKGKEIWRGYLAKEFVFQKLLHCSLLVPCVLPTWLATSHIPSAGTLSSNKADCKRKTLADMLVRVDKC